Below is a window of Plasmodium brasilianum strain Bolivian I chromosome 14, whole genome shotgun sequence DNA.
TGCTCCTCACGTATGAAGAATGATGTTGCCCTCAGAATGGGTAGGATTTCGAACTTACTTTTGAGCACCCTTTTTACTTTACAGCAACGAGTTAACAGAATTTTCATATTGGTTGATGTTTTTGTATATGAACGAATAATAGACTTCCTATATATCCTTAGTAATGCAAATGACATGACGGTAGagaatttaattaaaataaagaaatgaactacataataaaaataaataaaaaggcaaacaaaaaataaattcttgctatagtcatatatataaaataaaaaaactaaatcaaagaatatatttatttggtTTATTAGTCCTGATGCAATTAGGAAAATATCAAATTTGTTATCATTAAtagtataattattattatcatattgtATATACTTTAATAACTCgacattaatattttcattaacatCTTTTAGCTCATCTACTTTATAAAATCTTTCCTCCCTTTCTATCGTGTTTTCACAAAGAACACCTTGTTCCTTGTCTTCTGTACCATCgtcaataataaaatgtttttcattAGAAAAGAGTTTTTCCCCCACACTTGTACCTTTACCGTCGTTTGTGTGCTTATTtgtgttttcatttttgttttcatttttgttttcatttttgtttacaTCATCGTTTACATCATCGTTTACATCATCGTTTATATCATCGTTTATATCATCGTTTACATCATCGTTCCCACTACCCATCCCATTCTggcttttcctttttttttttttttttttttttttcatctttttctcTTCACACGTTTTCGTACCGACAAGGTACTTTTCGTAAATCCTCTtccttatttcttttatgttatatttctttgtcaagtcatattttatactgttacttataaataaatcaatataaaaacaaacaaaaatgtaaatatatattattaatactataCTTTTGCTCAGTTGAGGTTTATGCCCTGT
It encodes the following:
- a CDS encoding hypothetical protein (conserved Plasmodium protein) — its product is MSYSLISQILTEAEIIELGLHSRLMKYCSSPYILNKKHYIIICTLYLLNTLLFFLVYITIAILLLTGHKPQLSKSIVLIIYIYIFVCFYIDLFISNSIKYDLTKKYNIKEIRKRIYEKYLVGTKTCEEKKMKKKKKKKKRKSQNGMGSGNDDVNDDINDDINDDVNDDVNDDVNKNENKNENKNENTNKHTNDGKGTSVGEKLFSNEKHFIIDDGTEDKEQGVLCENTIEREERFYKVDELKDVNENINVELLKYIQYDNNNYTINDNKFDIFLIASGLINQINIFFDLVFLFYIYDYSKNLFFVCLFIYFYYVVHFFILIKFSTVMSFALLRIYRKSIIRSYTKTSTNMKILLTRCCKVKRVLKNFLRVMIALRSNNEVLHESESKIFLNKYTNYNSWCFFYKESKTTSYDLENLRRVYNSEIEKLRKIKINNNNMSRNNLSTNLLSGNRISSHKTKGKKKKRKDKMDHEKALLPAHVQNLANISSFLCYFHILNIMKNVSIVVWWMHINMICHKFLSAHSVYAHVSFTLVFFVWRLLYMDVVLCLLKIFILFYTSDSLVIGLFLFIALTNIANSYIIHLVDNNLLSDMNIN